Proteins encoded by one window of Camelus bactrianus isolate YW-2024 breed Bactrian camel chromosome 9, ASM4877302v1, whole genome shotgun sequence:
- the AP2A1 gene encoding AP-2 complex subunit alpha-1 isoform X1, which translates to MPAVSKGDGMRGLAVFISDIRNCKSKEAEIKRINKELANIRSKFKGDKALDGYSKKKYVCKLLFIFLLGHDIDFGHMEAVNLLSSNKYTEKQIGYLFISVLVNSNSELIRLINNAIKNDLASRNPTFMCLALHCIANVGSREMGEAFAADIPRILVAGDSMDSVKQSAALCLLRLYKASPDLVPMGEWTARVVHLLNDQHMGVVTAAVSLITCLCKKNPDDFKTCISLAVSRLSRIVSSASTDLQDYTYYFVPAPWLSVKLLRLLQCYPPPEDAAVKGRLVECLETVLNKAQEPPKSKKVQHSNAKNAILFETISLIIHYDSEPNLLVRACNQLGQFLQHRETNLRYLALESMCTLASSEFSHEAVKTHIDTVINALKTERDVSVRQRAADLLYAMCDRSNAKQIVSEMLRYLETADYAIREEIVLKVAILAEKYAVDYSWYVDTILNLIRIAGDYVSEEVWYRVLQIVTNRDDVQGYAAKTVFEALQAPACHENMVKVGGYILGEFGNLIAGDPRSSPPVQFSLLHSKFHLCSVATRALLLSTYIKFINLFPETKATIQGVLRAGSQLRNADVELQQRAVEYLTLSSVASTDVLATVLEEMPPFPERESSILAKLKRKKGPGAGSALDDGRRDPSSHDINGGVEPTPSTVSTPSPSADLLGLRAAPPPAAPPAPLGAGNLLVDVFSDGPAAQPSLGPTPEEAFLSPGPEDIGPPIPEADELLNKFVCRNNGVLFENQLLQIGVKSEFRQNLGRMYLFYGNKTSVQFQNFSPTVVHPGDLQTQLAVQTKRVASQVDGGAQVQQVLNIECLRDFLTPPLLSVRFRYGGAPQSLTLKLPVTINKFFQPTEMAAQDFFQRWKQLSLPQQEAQKIFKANHPMDAEVTKAKLLGFGSALLDNVDPNPENFVGAGIIQTKALQVGCLLRLEPNAQAQMYRLTLRTSKEPVSRHLCELLAQQF; encoded by the exons GTAAGAGCAAGGAGGCAGAGATTAAGAGAATCAACAAGGAACTGGCCAACATCCGCTCCAAGTTCAAGG GGGACAAAGCCTTGGATGGCTACAGCAAGAAAAAGTATGTGTGTAAACTGCTTTTCATCTTTCTGCTCGGCCATGACATTGACTTCGGGCACATGGAGGCTGTGAACCTGCTCAGCTCCAACAAGTACACGGAGAAACAGATA ggctaCCTGTTCATCTCAGTGCTGGTGAACTCCAACTCTGAGCTGATCCGGCTCATCAACAATGCCATCAAGAACGACCTGGCCAGCCGCAACCCCACCTTCATGTGCCTGGCTCTGCACTGCATTGCCAACGTGGGCAGCCGAGAGATGGGCGAGGCCTTTGCCGCTGACATCCCTCGCATCTTGGTGGCTGG GGACAGCATGGACAGCGTGAAGCAGAGCGCGGCCCTGTGCCTGCTGCGGCTCTACAAGGCCTCGCCCGATCTGGTGCCCATGGGCGAGTGGACAGCCCGCGTGGTACACCTGCTCAATGACCAGCATATG GGCGTGGTCACAGCCGCTGTCAGCCTCATCACCTGTCTCTGCAAGAAGAACCCGGATGACTTCAAGACGTGCATCTCCCTGGCCGTGTCTCGCCTGAGCCGG atCGTCTCCTCGGCCTCCACTGACCTCCAGGACTACACCTACTACTTTGTCCCGGCGCCCTGGCTCTCGGTGAAACTCCTGCGGCTGCTCCAGTGCTATCCTCCACCAG AGGATGCGGCCGTGAAGGGGCGGCTGGTGGAGTGCCTGGAGACTGTGCTCAACAAGGCCCAGGAGCCACCCAAGTCCAAGAAGGTCCAACACTCCAACGCCAAGAACGCCATCCTCTTCGAGACCATCAGTCTCATCATCCACTATGACAG TGAGCCCAACCTCCTGGTGCGGGCCTGTAATCAGCTGGGCCAGTTCCTGCAGCACCGAGAGACCAACCTGCGCTACCTGGCCCTGGAGAGCATGTGCACGCTGGCCAGTTCTGAGTTCTCCCATGAGGCAGTCAAGACCCACATTGACACTGTCATCAATGCCCTGAAG ACGGAGCGGGATGTCAGCGTGCGACAGCGGGCGGCCGACCTCCTCTACGCCATGTGTGACCGGAGCAATGCCAAGCAGATCGTGTCAGAGATGCTGCGGTACCTGGAGACAGCCGACTATGCGATCCGCGAAGAGATC GTCCTGAAGGTGGCCATCCTGGCTGAGAAGTACGCCGTGGACTACAGCTGGTATGTGGACACCATCCTCAACCTCATCCGCATCGCGGGCGACTACGTGAGCGAGGAGGTGTGGTACCGCGTGCTGCAGATCGTCACCAACCGCGACGACGTCCAGGGCTACGCTGCCAAGACTGTCTTTGAG GCGCTCCAGGCCCCTGCCTGCCATGAGAACATGGTGAAGGTTGGCGGCTACATCCTTGGGGAGTTTGGGAATCTGATTGCTGGCGACCCCCGCTCCAG CCCCCCAGTGCAGTTTTCCCTGCTGCACTCCAAGTTCCACCTGTGCAGTGTGGCCACGCGGGCCCTGCTGCTGTCCACCTACATCAAGTTCATCAACCTCTTCCCGGAGACCAAGGCCACCATCCAGGGCGTGCTGCGGGCCGGCTCCCAGCTGCGCAACGCTGACGTGGAGCTGCAGCAGCGTGCCGTCGAGTACCTCACCCTCAGCTCGGTGGCCAGCACGGATGTCCTG GCCACGGTGCTGGAGGAGATGCCACCCTTCCCTGAGCGCGAGTCATCCATCCTGGCCAAGCTGAAACGCAAGAAGGGGCCCGGGGCCGGCAGTGCTCTGGATGACGGCCGGAGGGACCCCAGCAGCCATGACATCAATGGGGGTGTGGAGCCCACCCCCAGCACCGTG TCGACGCCCTCTCCCTCCGCCGACCTCCTGGGGCTGCGGGCAGCCCCTCCACCAGCGGCACCCCCGGCTCCTTTGGGTGCGGGCAACCTCCTGGTGGACGTCTTCTCTGACGGCCCGgccgcccagcccagcctggggcccaCCCCCGAGGAGGCCTTCCTCAG CCCAGGTCCTGAGGACATTGGCCCGCCCATCCCAGAAGCCGATGAACTGCTCAATAA GTTCGTGTGCCGGAACAACGGGGTCCTATTTGAGAACCAGCTGTTGCAAATTGGCGTCAAGTCAGAGTTCCGGCAGAACTTGG GCCGCATGTATCTCTTCTATGGCAACAAGACTTCGGTGCAGTTCCAGAACTTCTCACCCACGGTTGTCCACCCCGGAGACCTCCAGACTCA GCTGGCTGTGCAGACCAAGCGGGTGGCCTCGCAGGTGGACGGTGGGGCGCAGgtgcagcaggtgctcaatatCGAGTGTCTGCGGGACTTCCTGACGCCCCCGCTCCTGTCAGTGCGCTTCAG GTACGGGGGCGCCCCCCAGTCTCTCACCCTGAAGCTCCCTGTGACCATCAACAAGTTCTTCCAGCCAACGGAGATGGCAGCCCAGGACTTCTTCCAGCGTTGGAAGCAGCTGAGCCT CCCCCAACAGGAGGCGCAGAAAATCTTCAAAGCCAACCACCCCATGGATGCAGAGGTCACTAAGGCCAAG ctcctggggTTTGGCTCTGCTCTTCTGGACAATGTGGACCCCAACCCTGAGAACTTCGTTGGGGCTGGAATCATCCAGACTAAAGCCCTGCAGGTGGGCTGTCTGCTCCGGCTGGAGCCCAACGcccaggctcag ATGTACCGGCTGACCCTGCGCACCAGCAAGGAGCCCGTCTCCCGTCACCTGTGTGAGCTGCTGGCCCAGCAGTTCTGA
- the AP2A1 gene encoding AP-2 complex subunit alpha-1 isoform X3 produces the protein MPAVSKGDGMRGLAVFISDIRNCKSKEAEIKRINKELANIRSKFKGDKALDGYSKKKYVCKLLFIFLLGHDIDFGHMEAVNLLSSNKYTEKQIGYLFISVLVNSNSELIRLINNAIKNDLASRNPTFMCLALHCIANVGSREMGEAFAADIPRILVAGDSMDSVKQSAALCLLRLYKASPDLVPMGEWTARVVHLLNDQHMGVVTAAVSLITCLCKKNPDDFKTCISLAVSRLSRIVSSASTDLQDYTYYFVPAPWLSVKLLRLLQCYPPPEDAAVKGRLVECLETVLNKAQEPPKSKKVQHSNAKNAILFETISLIIHYDSEPNLLVRACNQLGQFLQHRETNLRYLALESMCTLASSEFSHEAVKTHIDTVINALKTERDVSVRQRAADLLYAMCDRSNAKQIVSEMLRYLETADYAIREEIVLKVAILAEKYAVDYSWYVDTILNLIRIAGDYVSEEVWYRVLQIVTNRDDVQGYAAKTVFEALQAPACHENMVKVGGYILGEFGNLIAGDPRSSPPVQFSLLHSKFHLCSVATRALLLSTYIKFINLFPETKATIQGVLRAGSQLRNADVELQQRAVEYLTLSSVASTDVLATVLEEMPPFPERESSILAKLKRKKGPGAGSALDDGRRDPSSHDINGGVEPTPSTVSTPSPSADLLGLRAAPPPAAPPAPLGAGNLLVDVFSDGPAAQPSLGPTPEEAFLSELEPPAPESPMALLADPAPAADPGPEDIGPPIPEADELLNKFVCRNNGVLFENQLLQIGVKSEFRQNLGRMYLFYGNKTSVQFQNFSPTVVHPGDLQTQLAVQTKRVASQVDGGAQVQQVLNIECLRDFLTPPLLSVRFRYGGAPQSLTLKLPVTINKFFQPTEMAAQDFFQRWKQLSLPQQEAQKIFKANHPMDAEVTKAKLLGFGSALLDNVDPNPENFVGAGIIQTKALQVGCLLRLEPNAQAQMYRLTLRTSKEPVSRHLCELLAQQF, from the exons GTAAGAGCAAGGAGGCAGAGATTAAGAGAATCAACAAGGAACTGGCCAACATCCGCTCCAAGTTCAAGG GGGACAAAGCCTTGGATGGCTACAGCAAGAAAAAGTATGTGTGTAAACTGCTTTTCATCTTTCTGCTCGGCCATGACATTGACTTCGGGCACATGGAGGCTGTGAACCTGCTCAGCTCCAACAAGTACACGGAGAAACAGATA ggctaCCTGTTCATCTCAGTGCTGGTGAACTCCAACTCTGAGCTGATCCGGCTCATCAACAATGCCATCAAGAACGACCTGGCCAGCCGCAACCCCACCTTCATGTGCCTGGCTCTGCACTGCATTGCCAACGTGGGCAGCCGAGAGATGGGCGAGGCCTTTGCCGCTGACATCCCTCGCATCTTGGTGGCTGG GGACAGCATGGACAGCGTGAAGCAGAGCGCGGCCCTGTGCCTGCTGCGGCTCTACAAGGCCTCGCCCGATCTGGTGCCCATGGGCGAGTGGACAGCCCGCGTGGTACACCTGCTCAATGACCAGCATATG GGCGTGGTCACAGCCGCTGTCAGCCTCATCACCTGTCTCTGCAAGAAGAACCCGGATGACTTCAAGACGTGCATCTCCCTGGCCGTGTCTCGCCTGAGCCGG atCGTCTCCTCGGCCTCCACTGACCTCCAGGACTACACCTACTACTTTGTCCCGGCGCCCTGGCTCTCGGTGAAACTCCTGCGGCTGCTCCAGTGCTATCCTCCACCAG AGGATGCGGCCGTGAAGGGGCGGCTGGTGGAGTGCCTGGAGACTGTGCTCAACAAGGCCCAGGAGCCACCCAAGTCCAAGAAGGTCCAACACTCCAACGCCAAGAACGCCATCCTCTTCGAGACCATCAGTCTCATCATCCACTATGACAG TGAGCCCAACCTCCTGGTGCGGGCCTGTAATCAGCTGGGCCAGTTCCTGCAGCACCGAGAGACCAACCTGCGCTACCTGGCCCTGGAGAGCATGTGCACGCTGGCCAGTTCTGAGTTCTCCCATGAGGCAGTCAAGACCCACATTGACACTGTCATCAATGCCCTGAAG ACGGAGCGGGATGTCAGCGTGCGACAGCGGGCGGCCGACCTCCTCTACGCCATGTGTGACCGGAGCAATGCCAAGCAGATCGTGTCAGAGATGCTGCGGTACCTGGAGACAGCCGACTATGCGATCCGCGAAGAGATC GTCCTGAAGGTGGCCATCCTGGCTGAGAAGTACGCCGTGGACTACAGCTGGTATGTGGACACCATCCTCAACCTCATCCGCATCGCGGGCGACTACGTGAGCGAGGAGGTGTGGTACCGCGTGCTGCAGATCGTCACCAACCGCGACGACGTCCAGGGCTACGCTGCCAAGACTGTCTTTGAG GCGCTCCAGGCCCCTGCCTGCCATGAGAACATGGTGAAGGTTGGCGGCTACATCCTTGGGGAGTTTGGGAATCTGATTGCTGGCGACCCCCGCTCCAG CCCCCCAGTGCAGTTTTCCCTGCTGCACTCCAAGTTCCACCTGTGCAGTGTGGCCACGCGGGCCCTGCTGCTGTCCACCTACATCAAGTTCATCAACCTCTTCCCGGAGACCAAGGCCACCATCCAGGGCGTGCTGCGGGCCGGCTCCCAGCTGCGCAACGCTGACGTGGAGCTGCAGCAGCGTGCCGTCGAGTACCTCACCCTCAGCTCGGTGGCCAGCACGGATGTCCTG GCCACGGTGCTGGAGGAGATGCCACCCTTCCCTGAGCGCGAGTCATCCATCCTGGCCAAGCTGAAACGCAAGAAGGGGCCCGGGGCCGGCAGTGCTCTGGATGACGGCCGGAGGGACCCCAGCAGCCATGACATCAATGGGGGTGTGGAGCCCACCCCCAGCACCGTG TCGACGCCCTCTCCCTCCGCCGACCTCCTGGGGCTGCGGGCAGCCCCTCCACCAGCGGCACCCCCGGCTCCTTTGGGTGCGGGCAACCTCCTGGTGGACGTCTTCTCTGACGGCCCGgccgcccagcccagcctggggcccaCCCCCGAGGAGGCCTTCCTCAG CGAGCTGGAGCCGCCTGCCCCTGAGAGCCCCATGGCTTTGCTGGCTGACCCAGCTCCAGCTGCTGA CCCAGGTCCTGAGGACATTGGCCCGCCCATCCCAGAAGCCGATGAACTGCTCAATAA GTTCGTGTGCCGGAACAACGGGGTCCTATTTGAGAACCAGCTGTTGCAAATTGGCGTCAAGTCAGAGTTCCGGCAGAACTTGG GCCGCATGTATCTCTTCTATGGCAACAAGACTTCGGTGCAGTTCCAGAACTTCTCACCCACGGTTGTCCACCCCGGAGACCTCCAGACTCA GCTGGCTGTGCAGACCAAGCGGGTGGCCTCGCAGGTGGACGGTGGGGCGCAGgtgcagcaggtgctcaatatCGAGTGTCTGCGGGACTTCCTGACGCCCCCGCTCCTGTCAGTGCGCTTCAG GTACGGGGGCGCCCCCCAGTCTCTCACCCTGAAGCTCCCTGTGACCATCAACAAGTTCTTCCAGCCAACGGAGATGGCAGCCCAGGACTTCTTCCAGCGTTGGAAGCAGCTGAGCCT CCCCCAACAGGAGGCGCAGAAAATCTTCAAAGCCAACCACCCCATGGATGCAGAGGTCACTAAGGCCAAG ctcctggggTTTGGCTCTGCTCTTCTGGACAATGTGGACCCCAACCCTGAGAACTTCGTTGGGGCTGGAATCATCCAGACTAAAGCCCTGCAGGTGGGCTGTCTGCTCCGGCTGGAGCCCAACGcccaggctcag ATGTACCGGCTGACCCTGCGCACCAGCAAGGAGCCCGTCTCCCGTCACCTGTGTGAGCTGCTGGCCCAGCAGTTCTGA
- the AP2A1 gene encoding AP-2 complex subunit alpha-1 isoform X2 codes for MPAVSKGDGMRGLAVFISDIRNCKSKEAEIKRINKELANIRSKFKGDKALDGYSKKKYVCKLLFIFLLGHDIDFGHMEAVNLLSSNKYTEKQIGYLFISVLVNSNSELIRLINNAIKNDLASRNPTFMCLALHCIANVGSREMGEAFAADIPRILVAGDSMDSVKQSAALCLLRLYKASPDLVPMGEWTARVVHLLNDQHMGVVTAAVSLITCLCKKNPDDFKTCISLAVSRLSRIVSSASTDLQDYTYYFVPAPWLSVKLLRLLQCYPPPEDAAVKGRLVECLETVLNKAQEPPKSKKVQHSNAKNAILFETISLIIHYDSEPNLLVRACNQLGQFLQHRETNLRYLALESMCTLASSEFSHEAVKTHIDTVINALKTERDVSVRQRAADLLYAMCDRSNAKQIVSEMLRYLETADYAIREEIVLKVAILAEKYAVDYSWYVDTILNLIRIAGDYVSEEVWYRVLQIVTNRDDVQGYAAKTVFEALQAPACHENMVKVGGYILGEFGNLIAGDPRSSPPVQFSLLHSKFHLCSVATRALLLSTYIKFINLFPETKATIQGVLRAGSQLRNADVELQQRAVEYLTLSSVASTDVLATVLEEMPPFPERESSILAKLKRKKGPGAGSALDDGRRDPSSHDINGGVEPTPSTVSTPSPSADLLGLRAAPPPAAPPAPLGAGNLLVDVFSDGPAAQPSLGPTPEEAFLSELEPPAPESPMALLADPAPAADPGPEDIGPPIPEADELLNKFVCRNNGVLFENQLLQIGVKSEFRQNLGRMYLFYGNKTSVQFQNFSPTVVHPGDLQTHILSTWSSPLAPARPLQVMMLKAPTPGPLLYLASLTMSGHSWLCRPSGWPRRWTVGRRCSRCSISSVCGTS; via the exons GTAAGAGCAAGGAGGCAGAGATTAAGAGAATCAACAAGGAACTGGCCAACATCCGCTCCAAGTTCAAGG GGGACAAAGCCTTGGATGGCTACAGCAAGAAAAAGTATGTGTGTAAACTGCTTTTCATCTTTCTGCTCGGCCATGACATTGACTTCGGGCACATGGAGGCTGTGAACCTGCTCAGCTCCAACAAGTACACGGAGAAACAGATA ggctaCCTGTTCATCTCAGTGCTGGTGAACTCCAACTCTGAGCTGATCCGGCTCATCAACAATGCCATCAAGAACGACCTGGCCAGCCGCAACCCCACCTTCATGTGCCTGGCTCTGCACTGCATTGCCAACGTGGGCAGCCGAGAGATGGGCGAGGCCTTTGCCGCTGACATCCCTCGCATCTTGGTGGCTGG GGACAGCATGGACAGCGTGAAGCAGAGCGCGGCCCTGTGCCTGCTGCGGCTCTACAAGGCCTCGCCCGATCTGGTGCCCATGGGCGAGTGGACAGCCCGCGTGGTACACCTGCTCAATGACCAGCATATG GGCGTGGTCACAGCCGCTGTCAGCCTCATCACCTGTCTCTGCAAGAAGAACCCGGATGACTTCAAGACGTGCATCTCCCTGGCCGTGTCTCGCCTGAGCCGG atCGTCTCCTCGGCCTCCACTGACCTCCAGGACTACACCTACTACTTTGTCCCGGCGCCCTGGCTCTCGGTGAAACTCCTGCGGCTGCTCCAGTGCTATCCTCCACCAG AGGATGCGGCCGTGAAGGGGCGGCTGGTGGAGTGCCTGGAGACTGTGCTCAACAAGGCCCAGGAGCCACCCAAGTCCAAGAAGGTCCAACACTCCAACGCCAAGAACGCCATCCTCTTCGAGACCATCAGTCTCATCATCCACTATGACAG TGAGCCCAACCTCCTGGTGCGGGCCTGTAATCAGCTGGGCCAGTTCCTGCAGCACCGAGAGACCAACCTGCGCTACCTGGCCCTGGAGAGCATGTGCACGCTGGCCAGTTCTGAGTTCTCCCATGAGGCAGTCAAGACCCACATTGACACTGTCATCAATGCCCTGAAG ACGGAGCGGGATGTCAGCGTGCGACAGCGGGCGGCCGACCTCCTCTACGCCATGTGTGACCGGAGCAATGCCAAGCAGATCGTGTCAGAGATGCTGCGGTACCTGGAGACAGCCGACTATGCGATCCGCGAAGAGATC GTCCTGAAGGTGGCCATCCTGGCTGAGAAGTACGCCGTGGACTACAGCTGGTATGTGGACACCATCCTCAACCTCATCCGCATCGCGGGCGACTACGTGAGCGAGGAGGTGTGGTACCGCGTGCTGCAGATCGTCACCAACCGCGACGACGTCCAGGGCTACGCTGCCAAGACTGTCTTTGAG GCGCTCCAGGCCCCTGCCTGCCATGAGAACATGGTGAAGGTTGGCGGCTACATCCTTGGGGAGTTTGGGAATCTGATTGCTGGCGACCCCCGCTCCAG CCCCCCAGTGCAGTTTTCCCTGCTGCACTCCAAGTTCCACCTGTGCAGTGTGGCCACGCGGGCCCTGCTGCTGTCCACCTACATCAAGTTCATCAACCTCTTCCCGGAGACCAAGGCCACCATCCAGGGCGTGCTGCGGGCCGGCTCCCAGCTGCGCAACGCTGACGTGGAGCTGCAGCAGCGTGCCGTCGAGTACCTCACCCTCAGCTCGGTGGCCAGCACGGATGTCCTG GCCACGGTGCTGGAGGAGATGCCACCCTTCCCTGAGCGCGAGTCATCCATCCTGGCCAAGCTGAAACGCAAGAAGGGGCCCGGGGCCGGCAGTGCTCTGGATGACGGCCGGAGGGACCCCAGCAGCCATGACATCAATGGGGGTGTGGAGCCCACCCCCAGCACCGTG TCGACGCCCTCTCCCTCCGCCGACCTCCTGGGGCTGCGGGCAGCCCCTCCACCAGCGGCACCCCCGGCTCCTTTGGGTGCGGGCAACCTCCTGGTGGACGTCTTCTCTGACGGCCCGgccgcccagcccagcctggggcccaCCCCCGAGGAGGCCTTCCTCAG CGAGCTGGAGCCGCCTGCCCCTGAGAGCCCCATGGCTTTGCTGGCTGACCCAGCTCCAGCTGCTGA CCCAGGTCCTGAGGACATTGGCCCGCCCATCCCAGAAGCCGATGAACTGCTCAATAA GTTCGTGTGCCGGAACAACGGGGTCCTATTTGAGAACCAGCTGTTGCAAATTGGCGTCAAGTCAGAGTTCCGGCAGAACTTGG GCCGCATGTATCTCTTCTATGGCAACAAGACTTCGGTGCAGTTCCAGAACTTCTCACCCACGGTTGTCCACCCCGGAGACCTCCAGACTCATATCCTCTCAACGTGGTCCAGCCCCTTGGCTCCAGCCCGGCCCCTCCAG GTGATGATGCTGAAGGCCCCAACCCCTGGGCCGCTCCTGTATCTGGCTTCCTTGACCATGAGCGGGCACAGCTGGCTGTGCAGACCAAGCGGGTGGCCTCGCAGGTGGACGGTGGGGCGCAGgtgcagcaggtgctcaatatCGAGTGTCTGCGGGACTTCCTGA
- the AP2A1 gene encoding AP-2 complex subunit alpha-1 isoform X5: MPAVSKGDGMRGLAVFISDIRNCKSKEAEIKRINKELANIRSKFKGDKALDGYSKKKYVCKLLFIFLLGHDIDFGHMEAVNLLSSNKYTEKQIGYLFISVLVNSNSELIRLINNAIKNDLASRNPTFMCLALHCIANVGSREMGEAFAADIPRILVAGDSMDSVKQSAALCLLRLYKASPDLVPMGEWTARVVHLLNDQHMGVVTAAVSLITCLCKKNPDDFKTCISLAVSRLSRIVSSASTDLQDYTYYFVPAPWLSVKLLRLLQCYPPPEDAAVKGRLVECLETVLNKAQEPPKSKKVQHSNAKNAILFETISLIIHYDSEPNLLVRACNQLGQFLQHRETNLRYLALESMCTLASSEFSHEAVKTHIDTVINALKTERDVSVRQRAADLLYAMCDRSNAKQIVSEMLRYLETADYAIREEIVLKVAILAEKYAVDYSWYVDTILNLIRIAGDYVSEEVWYRVLQIVTNRDDVQGYAAKTVFEALQAPACHENMVKVGGYILGEFGNLIAGDPRSSPPVQFSLLHSKFHLCSVATRALLLSTYIKFINLFPETKATIQGVLRAGSQLRNADVELQQRAVEYLTLSSVASTDVLATVLEEMPPFPERESSILAKLKRKKGPGAGSALDDGRRDPSSHDINGGVEPTPSTVSTPSPSADLLGLRAAPPPAAPPAPLGAGNLLVDVFSDGPAAQPSLGPTPEEAFLSELEPPAPESPMALLADPAPAADPGPEDIGPPIPEADELLNKFVCRNNGVLFENQLLQIGVKSEFRQNLGRMYLFYGNKTSVQFQNFSPTVVHPGDLQTHILSTWSSPLAPARPLQVCFPGSWETDEPR, encoded by the exons GTAAGAGCAAGGAGGCAGAGATTAAGAGAATCAACAAGGAACTGGCCAACATCCGCTCCAAGTTCAAGG GGGACAAAGCCTTGGATGGCTACAGCAAGAAAAAGTATGTGTGTAAACTGCTTTTCATCTTTCTGCTCGGCCATGACATTGACTTCGGGCACATGGAGGCTGTGAACCTGCTCAGCTCCAACAAGTACACGGAGAAACAGATA ggctaCCTGTTCATCTCAGTGCTGGTGAACTCCAACTCTGAGCTGATCCGGCTCATCAACAATGCCATCAAGAACGACCTGGCCAGCCGCAACCCCACCTTCATGTGCCTGGCTCTGCACTGCATTGCCAACGTGGGCAGCCGAGAGATGGGCGAGGCCTTTGCCGCTGACATCCCTCGCATCTTGGTGGCTGG GGACAGCATGGACAGCGTGAAGCAGAGCGCGGCCCTGTGCCTGCTGCGGCTCTACAAGGCCTCGCCCGATCTGGTGCCCATGGGCGAGTGGACAGCCCGCGTGGTACACCTGCTCAATGACCAGCATATG GGCGTGGTCACAGCCGCTGTCAGCCTCATCACCTGTCTCTGCAAGAAGAACCCGGATGACTTCAAGACGTGCATCTCCCTGGCCGTGTCTCGCCTGAGCCGG atCGTCTCCTCGGCCTCCACTGACCTCCAGGACTACACCTACTACTTTGTCCCGGCGCCCTGGCTCTCGGTGAAACTCCTGCGGCTGCTCCAGTGCTATCCTCCACCAG AGGATGCGGCCGTGAAGGGGCGGCTGGTGGAGTGCCTGGAGACTGTGCTCAACAAGGCCCAGGAGCCACCCAAGTCCAAGAAGGTCCAACACTCCAACGCCAAGAACGCCATCCTCTTCGAGACCATCAGTCTCATCATCCACTATGACAG TGAGCCCAACCTCCTGGTGCGGGCCTGTAATCAGCTGGGCCAGTTCCTGCAGCACCGAGAGACCAACCTGCGCTACCTGGCCCTGGAGAGCATGTGCACGCTGGCCAGTTCTGAGTTCTCCCATGAGGCAGTCAAGACCCACATTGACACTGTCATCAATGCCCTGAAG ACGGAGCGGGATGTCAGCGTGCGACAGCGGGCGGCCGACCTCCTCTACGCCATGTGTGACCGGAGCAATGCCAAGCAGATCGTGTCAGAGATGCTGCGGTACCTGGAGACAGCCGACTATGCGATCCGCGAAGAGATC GTCCTGAAGGTGGCCATCCTGGCTGAGAAGTACGCCGTGGACTACAGCTGGTATGTGGACACCATCCTCAACCTCATCCGCATCGCGGGCGACTACGTGAGCGAGGAGGTGTGGTACCGCGTGCTGCAGATCGTCACCAACCGCGACGACGTCCAGGGCTACGCTGCCAAGACTGTCTTTGAG GCGCTCCAGGCCCCTGCCTGCCATGAGAACATGGTGAAGGTTGGCGGCTACATCCTTGGGGAGTTTGGGAATCTGATTGCTGGCGACCCCCGCTCCAG CCCCCCAGTGCAGTTTTCCCTGCTGCACTCCAAGTTCCACCTGTGCAGTGTGGCCACGCGGGCCCTGCTGCTGTCCACCTACATCAAGTTCATCAACCTCTTCCCGGAGACCAAGGCCACCATCCAGGGCGTGCTGCGGGCCGGCTCCCAGCTGCGCAACGCTGACGTGGAGCTGCAGCAGCGTGCCGTCGAGTACCTCACCCTCAGCTCGGTGGCCAGCACGGATGTCCTG GCCACGGTGCTGGAGGAGATGCCACCCTTCCCTGAGCGCGAGTCATCCATCCTGGCCAAGCTGAAACGCAAGAAGGGGCCCGGGGCCGGCAGTGCTCTGGATGACGGCCGGAGGGACCCCAGCAGCCATGACATCAATGGGGGTGTGGAGCCCACCCCCAGCACCGTG TCGACGCCCTCTCCCTCCGCCGACCTCCTGGGGCTGCGGGCAGCCCCTCCACCAGCGGCACCCCCGGCTCCTTTGGGTGCGGGCAACCTCCTGGTGGACGTCTTCTCTGACGGCCCGgccgcccagcccagcctggggcccaCCCCCGAGGAGGCCTTCCTCAG CGAGCTGGAGCCGCCTGCCCCTGAGAGCCCCATGGCTTTGCTGGCTGACCCAGCTCCAGCTGCTGA CCCAGGTCCTGAGGACATTGGCCCGCCCATCCCAGAAGCCGATGAACTGCTCAATAA GTTCGTGTGCCGGAACAACGGGGTCCTATTTGAGAACCAGCTGTTGCAAATTGGCGTCAAGTCAGAGTTCCGGCAGAACTTGG GCCGCATGTATCTCTTCTATGGCAACAAGACTTCGGTGCAGTTCCAGAACTTCTCACCCACGGTTGTCCACCCCGGAGACCTCCAGACTCATATCCTCTCAACGTGGTCCAGCCCCTTGGCTCCAGCCCGGCCCCTCCAGGTCTGCTTTCCCGGCAGCTGGGAAACAGATGAACCCAG GTGA